Proteins found in one Magnolia sinica isolate HGM2019 chromosome 5, MsV1, whole genome shotgun sequence genomic segment:
- the LOC131245760 gene encoding ammonium transporter 1 member 1-like produces the protein MSASTCSAANLGALLGSISSTNNLTSAAASYICNQFDAVSGQLADTRYAVDTTYLLFSAYLVFAMQLGFAMLCAGSVRAKNTMNIMLTNVLDAAAGGLFYYMFGFAFAFGSPGNKFIGRQHFGLRDFPTPTSDYSFFLYQWAFAIAAAGITSGSIAERTQFVAYLIYSSFLTGFVYPVVSHWFWNADGWASPARSDDLLFGSGVIDFAGSGVVHMVGGIAGLWGALIEGPRIGRFDHSGRSVALRGHSATLVVLGTFMLWFGWYGFNPGSFLNILKNYGEAGFYYGQWSAVGRTAVTTTLAGCMAALTTLFGKRLISGHWNVMDVCNGLLGGFAAITSGCSVVEPWAAIICGFVAAAVLIGCNKLAEKLKYDDPLEAAQLHGGCGAWGIIFTALFAKKKYVNEVYPGKPDRPYGLFMGGGGRLLAAHVIQILVITGWVSVLMGTLFFVLHRLGLLRISAEDEMAGMDLTRHGGFAYVYHEEDDTQKNGFMLKSAPMRVGPTAGTPPANQV, from the coding sequence ATGTCTGCTTCCACCTGCTCGGCTGCCAATCTGGGCGCCCTGCTCGGCTCCATCTCTTCCACTAACAACCTCACATCCGCCGCCGCGTCGTACATCTGCAACCAGTTCGACGCAGTGTCCGGCCAGCTGGCGGACACCCGTTATGCCGTCGACACGACCTACCTCCTCTTCTCCGCCTACCTTGTCTTCGCCATGCAGCTCGGCTTCGCCATGCTCTGCGCCGGCTCGGTCCGCGCCAAGAACACCATGAACATCATGCTCACCAACGTCCTCGACGCGGCTGCGGGCGGTCTCTTCTACTACATGTTCGGCTTCGCTTTTGCCTTCGGCTCCCCCGGCAACAAATTCATCGGCCGTCAGCACTTCGGCCTCAGGGACTTTCCAACCCCTACCTCCGATTACAGCTTCTTCCTCTACCAGTGGGCCTTTGCGATCGCAGCCGCTGGCATCACCAGCGGCTCGATCGCCGAACGGACTCAGTTCGTCGCGTATCTCATCTACTCCTCTTTTCTCACCGGCTTCGTCTACCCCGTCGTCTCCCATTGGTTCTGGAACGCCGATGGGTGGGCCAGCCCGGCCCGATCTGATGATCTCCTCTTCGGATCGGGCGTCATCGATTTCGCCGGATCTGGTGTCGTCCACATGGTCGGCGGGATCGCCGGCCTGTGGGGAGCCCTCATCGAGGGCCCCCGGATCGGCCGATTTGACCACTCCGGTCGGTCCGTCGCGCTGCGCGGTCACAGCGCTACGCTGGTCGTGCTTGGTACGTTCATGCTCTGGTTCGGGTGGTATGGGTTCAACCCTGGTTCCTTCCTGAATATCCTGAAAAACTACGGCGAGGCGGGGTTCTACTACGGGCAGTGGAGCGCAGTTGGGAGGACAGCTGTCACGACGACACTGGCCGGGTGTATGGCCGCGCTGACGACTCTGTTCGGAAAGCGCCTGATCTCCGGGCACTGGAACGTGATGGACGTCTGCAACGGGCTGCTGGGCGGGTTCGCCGCTATAACGTCGGGGTGCTCGGTCGTGGAGCCGTGGGCTGCGATTATCTGCGGGTTCGTAGCGGCTGCCGTTTTAATCGGCTGCAACAAGCTCGCGGAGAAACTCAAGTACGACGACCCGCTTGAGGCCGCGCAGCTACACGGCGGGTGCGGCGCGTGGGGGATCATCTTCACGGCGCTCTTCGCCAAGAAGAAGTACGTTAACGAGGTTTACCCGGGGAAGCCAGACCGGCCGTACGGGCTCTTCATGGGAGGGGGCGGCAGGTTGCTCGCGGCGCACGTTATCCAGATCCTCGTGATAACGGGCTGGGTGAGCGTGTTGATGGGGACGCTCTTCTTCGTGCTGCATCGGCTCGGGCTGCTGAGGATCTCGGCCGAGGACGAGATGGCGGGCATGGACCTGACGCGGCACGGCGGGTTTGCTTACGTGTACCATGAAGAAGACGACACACAGAAGAACGGGTTCATGCTCAAGAGCGCGCCTAtgcgcgtgggacccaccgctggCACACCCCCAGCCAATCAGGTCTAg